One window from the genome of Fusobacterium varium encodes:
- a CDS encoding FAD-dependent oxidoreductase, with protein sequence MKVNINNIIISLEKNQDKELIKEIGKRGIKKENIERIIWNKRSIDSRKKNDIKFIYSIEVVLKNDIDLSKLKDVTIAKEKEIPKREPLFNKKEVAVIGAGPAGLFAALRLAEYGYIPLVFERGEEVDKRDITTNNFINSSDISDLKALNSESNVQFGEGGAGTYSDGKLNTRIKSEYIDKVFRELVACGAQENIMWDYKPHIGTDVLKVVVKNLREKIKSMGGKFYFNSKMENLHIKDGKVIGIDILRGLKEREYYSVDSVILAIGHSSRDTYRMLQVKGVHMENKPFAVGVRIEHLREDIDKMQYGKFAGNPLLGAATYSVTYNNRKEDRGVFSFCMCPGGVVVNAASETGGTLVNGMSYSQRDGRFSNSAIVVGIKENEFGEELFSGMKFQEKLERKTFEIGNNYGAVYQNVMDFMSNRETKSEIESSYDMKMNSYDINKLFPQFITNNMKAAFENWGKNSYFISNRVNLIAPETRTSAPVKIVRDIKGESINVRGFFPIGEGAGYAGGIMSAAVDGIKVVDLSFTKTCL encoded by the coding sequence ATGAAAGTAAATATAAATAATATAATTATCTCTTTAGAAAAAAATCAAGATAAAGAGTTAATAAAAGAGATAGGTAAAAGAGGTATAAAAAAAGAGAATATAGAGAGAATCATTTGGAATAAACGTTCTATTGATAGTAGAAAGAAAAATGATATTAAGTTTATCTATTCAATAGAGGTTGTTTTAAAAAATGATATTGATCTATCTAAATTAAAAGATGTAACTATTGCAAAGGAAAAGGAGATTCCAAAACGTGAGCCACTTTTTAATAAAAAAGAGGTAGCTGTTATAGGAGCAGGACCAGCAGGACTTTTTGCAGCTCTTAGATTAGCTGAATATGGATATATTCCATTAGTATTTGAAAGGGGAGAAGAGGTAGATAAGAGAGATATTACAACAAATAACTTTATAAACTCCTCTGATATCTCAGATCTGAAAGCTCTTAATTCAGAATCAAATGTGCAATTTGGTGAGGGGGGAGCAGGAACATACTCTGATGGTAAACTAAATACTAGAATAAAAAGTGAGTATATAGATAAGGTATTTAGAGAGTTGGTAGCTTGTGGAGCTCAAGAAAATATTATGTGGGATTATAAGCCACATATAGGAACTGATGTATTAAAAGTTGTAGTTAAAAATCTAAGAGAAAAAATAAAGAGTATGGGTGGAAAATTCTATTTTAATAGTAAAATGGAAAATCTACATATAAAAGATGGAAAAGTTATAGGAATTGATATTCTTAGAGGTTTAAAAGAGAGAGAATATTATTCAGTGGACTCTGTAATTTTAGCTATAGGGCACTCTTCAAGAGATACTTATAGAATGTTACAGGTAAAAGGTGTACATATGGAAAATAAACCTTTCGCTGTTGGAGTTAGAATTGAGCATCTTAGAGAGGATATTGATAAGATGCAATATGGTAAATTTGCTGGAAATCCTCTATTAGGAGCTGCTACATATAGTGTAACATATAATAATAGAAAAGAGGATAGAGGAGTATTTTCTTTCTGTATGTGCCCAGGGGGTGTAGTTGTAAATGCTGCATCTGAAACTGGTGGGACATTGGTAAATGGTATGAGTTATTCTCAAAGAGATGGTAGATTTTCAAACTCTGCTATTGTTGTAGGGATAAAGGAAAATGAATTTGGTGAGGAGCTGTTCTCTGGTATGAAATTCCAAGAAAAGCTTGAAAGAAAAACTTTTGAGATTGGAAACAACTATGGAGCAGTATATCAAAATGTAATGGACTTTATGAGTAATAGAGAGACAAAATCAGAGATAGAAAGTAGTTATGATATGAAGATGAACTCATATGATATAAATAAGCTTTTCCCTCAATTTATAACTAATAATATGAAAGCTGCTTTTGAAAATTGGGGTAAAAATAGTTACTTTATCTCTAATAGGGTTAATCTAATTGCTCCAGAAACTAGAACCTCTGCTCCTGTTAAGATAGTTAGAGATATAAAAGGAGAGTCTATAAATGTTAGAGGGTTTTTCCCTATAGGAGAAGGGGCAGGATATGCTGGTGGAATAATGAGTGCAGCAGTAGATGGAATTAAGGTAGTAGATCTAAGCTTTACTAAAACTTGTCTATAA
- a CDS encoding ABC transporter ATP-binding protein, whose product MLNITNLTIQYGNKVPVVNNFNLSVKKGEIIGIVGESGSGKTTVIKSIIGALNKNSKILSGSILFENEEILNNSNLKNKHGKDITMIFQDSRNTLNPIRKIGVQFIEYIQEHSNLSKEEAKEKAILMLKKMNLPTPENVMNSYPHQLSGGMCQRVGIAIAMTFNPKVLLADEPTSALDVTTQAQIVEELLNLRKNYGTTILIVTHNLGVAAYMSDRIIVMKKGDVLEQGTPQEIINSPKSDYTKILLNSVPGVEEKYGI is encoded by the coding sequence ATGTTAAATATTACTAATTTAACTATTCAATATGGCAATAAAGTACCAGTAGTAAATAACTTTAATCTTTCAGTAAAAAAAGGTGAAATAATAGGAATAGTCGGAGAGAGTGGAAGTGGAAAAACTACTGTAATAAAAAGTATTATTGGAGCTTTAAATAAAAATAGTAAAATTTTAAGTGGAAGTATTCTTTTTGAAAATGAAGAGATCTTAAATAATTCTAATTTAAAAAATAAACATGGAAAAGATATAACTATGATCTTTCAAGATAGTAGAAATACATTAAATCCAATTAGAAAAATAGGTGTTCAATTTATTGAGTATATCCAAGAACATTCAAATTTATCAAAAGAAGAAGCTAAGGAAAAAGCTATATTAATGTTAAAAAAGATGAATCTTCCAACTCCTGAAAATGTAATGAACAGCTATCCCCACCAATTAAGTGGGGGAATGTGTCAGAGAGTGGGAATTGCAATAGCTATGACCTTTAATCCTAAAGTTCTTTTAGCTGATGAGCCTACTAGTGCCCTTGATGTAACTACTCAAGCTCAAATAGTAGAGGAACTTTTGAATTTAAGAAAAAACTATGGTACAACTATTCTTATAGTGACACATAATTTAGGAGTTGCTGCTTATATGTCAGATAGAATTATAGTGATGAAAAAAGGAGATGTTTTAGAACAGGGAACACCTCAAGAGATTATAAACTCACCTAAAAGCGATTATACAAAAATACTGTTAAATTCTGTTCCAGGAGTTGAAGAAAAATATGGAATCTAA
- a CDS encoding ABC transporter ATP-binding protein, with translation MESNNKDIILQAKDVTKIFKTPNNRSLTACDKVNIDLKKGKCFGIVGESGCGKSTFVRMIMHLENITSGSIVYKNQDISKFNKHEIWLNRKNIQMIFQDAMSAFNPKMKIIDILTEPLLNYGLLDKKLKYEKAKELLNMVELSEEYLELYPHNLSGGQLQRIGIARAISLEPEILICDEATSALDVSVQSSIIKLLRKLQKEKNLSILFICHDLMLVKSFSQEIAVMYLGNVVEVMDSDKMQDIAFHPYTKALLNAVFTLNTFSENKVKLLSGDVPSPLDVPKGCPFVNRCEYAMEICKNEKPLLKEIEVNHKVACHLIEKKEEECLN, from the coding sequence ATGGAATCTAATAATAAAGATATAATTTTACAAGCTAAAGATGTAACTAAAATATTTAAAACTCCAAATAATAGATCTTTAACAGCTTGTGACAAAGTTAATATAGATTTGAAAAAAGGAAAATGTTTCGGTATTGTAGGAGAGAGTGGATGTGGAAAATCAACTTTTGTAAGAATGATTATGCACCTTGAAAATATTACATCTGGAAGTATTGTTTATAAAAATCAAGATATATCTAAATTTAACAAACATGAGATATGGTTAAATAGAAAAAATATTCAAATGATATTTCAAGATGCAATGTCTGCCTTTAATCCTAAAATGAAAATAATAGATATTTTAACAGAGCCACTTCTAAACTATGGGTTGTTAGATAAAAAATTAAAATATGAAAAAGCTAAAGAACTATTAAATATGGTTGAACTATCTGAAGAATATTTAGAATTATATCCGCATAATTTAAGTGGAGGACAACTTCAAAGAATAGGAATAGCTAGAGCAATATCTTTAGAACCAGAAATATTAATTTGTGATGAAGCTACATCTGCCTTAGATGTTTCTGTTCAAAGTAGTATTATAAAACTTTTAAGAAAACTTCAAAAGGAAAAGAATTTAAGTATTCTATTTATTTGCCATGATTTAATGTTAGTTAAGTCTTTCTCTCAAGAGATTGCTGTTATGTATTTAGGGAATGTTGTTGAAGTGATGGATTCAGATAAAATGCAAGATATAGCATTTCATCCATATACAAAAGCTCTTTTAAATGCAGTATTTACTTTAAATACATTTTCTGAAAATAAGGTAAAATTATTATCTGGAGATGTTCCCAGCCCTCTAGATGTTCCAAAAGGTTGTCCTTTTGTAAATAGATGTGAATATGCTATGGAAATTTGTAAAAATGAGAAACCACTATTAAAAGAGATTGAGGTAAATCATAAGGTAGCATGTCATTTGATAGAAAAAAAGGAGGAAGAATGTTTAAACTAG
- a CDS encoding Bax inhibitor-1/YccA family protein encodes MNEYDLNEQRDEYGNFVDRAEVTNGFLRKVFLNMIVGILITTAVPAYVFFFNQSLLYTIVPYFKIITFAELGLVFFLSLGINKMSSGTARLMFFIYSLMNGILFSSLAFVFDPISILYTLGVALVMFVVIAVYGYTTSEDLSHYGKYLMTGLISIIIMSLINFFIKAPMLYWAGTILGIVIFSALIAYDVNRIKRLAYNIAGGDREVIEKIGIIGALNLYLDFINLFLYLLRIFGKKRR; translated from the coding sequence ATGAATGAATATGATTTAAATGAACAAAGAGATGAATATGGAAATTTTGTAGATCGTGCAGAGGTAACAAATGGTTTTTTAAGAAAGGTATTTCTTAATATGATAGTTGGGATATTGATTACAACAGCAGTTCCAGCTTATGTATTTTTCTTTAATCAAAGTTTACTTTACACTATTGTACCTTACTTTAAGATAATAACTTTTGCTGAATTAGGACTTGTATTTTTCTTAAGTTTAGGTATAAACAAGATGTCATCTGGAACAGCTAGACTTATGTTTTTTATCTATTCACTTATGAATGGTATTTTATTCAGTAGCCTTGCATTTGTATTTGATCCTATAAGTATACTATATACTTTAGGTGTTGCTCTTGTAATGTTTGTTGTAATAGCAGTATATGGATATACTACTTCAGAAGATTTAAGCCACTATGGAAAATATTTGATGACTGGACTTATCTCTATTATTATAATGTCACTAATTAACTTCTTTATAAAAGCACCAATGCTTTATTGGGCTGGAACTATATTAGGTATAGTTATATTCTCAGCTCTTATAGCTTATGATGTAAATAGAATTAAACGTCTAGCTTATAATATTGCTGGTGGAGATAGAGAAGTTATTGAAAAAATAGGAATTATTGGAGCTTTAAATCTTTACCTTGATTTTATCAATCTATTCCTATATCTATTAAGAATCTTTGGAAAGAAAAGAAGATAA
- a CDS encoding succinylglutamate desuccinylase/aspartoacylase family protein, whose protein sequence is MFKLGNITCNVGEKYSGFWKIDNYNIPVTVIYGKNKGKTICISAGIHNCEYTSIQAAIDLANEFTPENINGILIILHTINYSGFFKRVSRIVPEDSKNLNRVFPGDENGTISEKIAFTFSKYLYPQLDFFIDVHGGDLFEEVMPFIYAPGIGEREIIDFSHEVASNISLPIRVRSKASTGAYNSAAIQGIPALLIELGGNGNIKNENLIKYKKCLKEFLSYLEIIKYDSLEKIEQKEIIEAKYLESPCDGYWYPKFKAGDFIKKGDILGEIKDCFGNELYTFKAEFDGIILYQTISLAIPKDDPLVAYGKLDK, encoded by the coding sequence ATGTTTAAACTAGGAAATATTACTTGTAATGTGGGAGAAAAGTATTCTGGTTTTTGGAAGATAGATAACTATAATATTCCTGTTACTGTTATTTATGGAAAGAATAAAGGAAAAACTATTTGTATATCTGCTGGGATCCATAATTGTGAATATACAAGTATTCAAGCTGCTATTGATTTAGCAAATGAATTTACTCCAGAAAATATAAATGGAATTTTAATAATTTTACATACAATAAATTATTCTGGTTTTTTTAAAAGAGTTTCAAGAATAGTTCCAGAAGATAGTAAAAATTTAAATAGAGTTTTTCCTGGAGATGAAAATGGAACTATATCTGAGAAGATAGCTTTTACTTTTTCAAAATATCTTTATCCTCAATTAGATTTTTTTATTGATGTTCATGGTGGAGATCTATTTGAAGAGGTTATGCCTTTTATTTATGCTCCAGGAATAGGAGAAAGGGAGATTATAGATTTTTCCCATGAAGTTGCATCTAATATTTCTCTTCCTATAAGAGTTAGATCAAAGGCAAGTACTGGTGCTTATAACTCAGCTGCTATCCAAGGAATTCCAGCTTTGCTTATAGAGTTGGGAGGAAATGGAAATATAAAAAATGAAAATCTTATTAAATATAAAAAATGTTTAAAAGAGTTTTTATCTTATTTAGAGATTATAAAATATGATTCTTTAGAAAAAATAGAACAAAAAGAGATAATAGAGGCTAAATATCTTGAATCTCCTTGTGATGGATATTGGTATCCTAAATTTAAAGCTGGAGATTTTATAAAAAAAGGTGATATTTTAGGAGAGATTAAAGATTGTTTTGGTAATGAACTTTACACTTTTAAAGCAGAATTTGATGGAATTATTTTATATCAAACAATTAGTTTAGCTATTCCTAAAGATGATCCTTTAGTTGCATATGGAAAATTAGATAAATAA
- a CDS encoding autotransporter outer membrane beta-barrel domain-containing protein, with protein sequence MKKGILTVLALVAISIPTLANRDNLQNNLAEINSKIITHRGTEQFRESIIFKKLNRRGYSGSSQYIEGIGELKSNYDRDNYNTDYSSKTKGFLTGTNSTFLSNPNMITGMSLGYIKSKVDYKDSNDSDQKVRTYGLNAYLAYNYNDFLFIGKAGYDEGKNILSSNNISNIIYRSKNYSLGAEAGYFFDINEKNILYPHIGVNWNQYTTKGHGDILDNNDRVGSGNLGVSYYSEISDKWLLNGSAEWNYDFSDRADLRTRDGKIKILETGRDTGVLSAGIGYYLQEDFLVNLRYLAFVNKNYYYDMVMLGFTHNF encoded by the coding sequence ATGAAAAAAGGAATTTTAACTGTTCTTGCTTTAGTAGCTATTTCTATACCAACATTGGCTAATAGAGATAATCTACAAAATAATCTAGCTGAAATTAATAGCAAGATTATTACACATAGAGGAACAGAGCAATTTAGAGAGAGCATAATATTTAAAAAATTAAATAGAAGAGGTTATAGTGGTAGTAGCCAATATATAGAGGGGATTGGAGAACTGAAATCTAACTATGATAGAGATAATTATAATACAGATTACTCTAGTAAAACAAAGGGATTTTTAACTGGAACTAATAGTACATTTCTATCAAATCCCAATATGATAACTGGTATGAGCCTTGGATATATAAAATCTAAAGTTGATTATAAAGATAGCAATGACAGTGATCAAAAGGTTAGAACATATGGACTTAATGCCTATCTAGCTTATAACTACAATGATTTTCTATTTATAGGAAAAGCTGGTTATGATGAGGGGAAAAATATATTAAGTAGTAACAATATATCTAATATAATATATAGAAGTAAAAACTATTCATTGGGAGCAGAGGCAGGGTATTTTTTTGATATCAATGAGAAGAATATTCTATATCCACATATTGGAGTTAATTGGAATCAATATACTACTAAGGGGCATGGAGATATTTTAGATAATAATGATAGAGTTGGAAGTGGTAACTTAGGTGTAAGTTATTATAGTGAAATATCTGATAAGTGGCTTTTAAATGGTAGTGCTGAATGGAATTATGATTTCAGTGATAGAGCAGATCTTAGAACTAGAGATGGAAAAATTAAAATTCTTGAAACTGGAAGAGATACTGGAGTATTAAGTGCTGGAATTGGTTATTACTTACAAGAGGATTTCTTGGTAAATCTTAGATATTTAGCTTTTGTAAATAAAAACTATTACTATGATATGGTAATGTTAGGATTTACACATAACTTCTAA